The Cystobacter fuscus DSM 2262 genomic sequence AGGGCAGGAGTGAGCCGGGCCATCTTGTCGGCGCGACGGGCAGGGCGTAACTCCTCATGTTGTCCCCCATGCTGCCGCCTGATTTCTCAGATCTGCTCGCGTGCGTCCCCCAAGGGGTGATGCGGTTGGGCGCGGATCTGCGGGTGGAATGGCTGGAGCCGGACTTCACCGCCAAGACGGGGGTGGCGCTCCAGGTGGGGGACTTCGTGTTCTCCGCGCTGGAGTCCGGGCGGGGCCGGGATGACCTGGAGCGGGCCCTGCGCGAGGGACGCAGCCACTCGGGCCACGTCATCACCGTGGGACTCAAGCAGACGCGCATCCAGGTGCGGCCCTCTCGTCCCGGCATGCCCCCGGGTACCTGGTTGCTCTTCGAGTCCTCGGGCGCCGATGACGACGTGGCCTTCTCCCAGGCGCTCCAGGAGATCGCCCGCGAGGTGGGCGAGACGCTGGACGTGGACAGCGTGTGCAAGGCGGCGGTGCTGGCGGTGGTGCGCTGCGCCCAGGTGCGACGGGCGGAGGTGTTCCTCACCGAGGATGGTCAGGCGCCTCGTCGGGTGGCGGTCTCGGATCTGGCCAACACCGAGACTCCCGACGACGCGCTGGACCAGCACGCCGACTCCTTCGAGGCGGCGCTCGTCACCCGCCAGCCCCAGATTGGCGTGCAGCGGGGGATGGGGGACTCGGCCGGCTCCATCTTCGCCGCGGTGCCCCTGTTGTCCCAGAAGCGCGCCCTGGGACTGCTCGTGCTCTACAAGGAACAGGGCCGCTCCTTCTCGCTGCGCGAGCTGGAGTTGTGGAGCGCCGCGGCCGGGCAGGTGGCGGTGTCCGTGCAGAACGCGCGCCTCTTGCGCGAGGCCCAGGCGGCCCTGCGGGTGCGCGAGGAGTTCATGTCCATCGCCTCGCACGAGCTCAAGACGCCGCTGACCCCGCTCAAGCTCACCCTCTACTCCATGGAGCGGAGAATCGCGCAGGGCCAGCCGGTGGAGCTCTCCAGCGTCATCAAGTCCAAGCGTCAGGTGGAGCGGCTGGCGGGGCTGGTGAATGACCTGCTGGACGTGTCGCGGCTGGAGCTGGGCCGGCTGTCGTTGCAGCCCGCGCCCCTGGAGATGGGCCACCTGGTGGCGGAGGTGGTGGACCAGTTCCGCCACGCCTTCGCGCGGCCCTTCTCCCTGGTGGTGCCGCGCGAGCACCTCTGGGTGCGCGGCGATCGGGACAGGCTGGAGCAGGTGCTCGTCAACCTGCTGGAGAACGCGAACAAGTACAGCCCGGCGGGCGAGCTCATCGGCGTGGAGGTGGAGTCGCTGGCGGGCCAGGCCCGCATCCACGTGAAGGACCAGGGCATCGGCGTGCCCGCGTCGGATCAATCCCGGCTCTTCGAGCGCTTCTACCGGGCGGCCAACTCCTCGCATCGCCACTTCGGCGGCCTGGGGTTGGGCCTGTTCATCAGCGACTCCATCGCGCGGCTGCACGGCGGCGCGCTGTCCATGTCGAGCTCCGAGGGACAGGGCTCCACGTTCACCCTGTCGCTGCCGCGCATGCCGGTGGGCGAGGT encodes the following:
- a CDS encoding ATP-binding protein, which translates into the protein MLPPDFSDLLACVPQGVMRLGADLRVEWLEPDFTAKTGVALQVGDFVFSALESGRGRDDLERALREGRSHSGHVITVGLKQTRIQVRPSRPGMPPGTWLLFESSGADDDVAFSQALQEIAREVGETLDVDSVCKAAVLAVVRCAQVRRAEVFLTEDGQAPRRVAVSDLANTETPDDALDQHADSFEAALVTRQPQIGVQRGMGDSAGSIFAAVPLLSQKRALGLLVLYKEQGRSFSLRELELWSAAAGQVAVSVQNARLLREAQAALRVREEFMSIASHELKTPLTPLKLTLYSMERRIAQGQPVELSSVIKSKRQVERLAGLVNDLLDVSRLELGRLSLQPAPLEMGHLVAEVVDQFRHAFARPFSLVVPREHLWVRGDRDRLEQVLVNLLENANKYSPAGELIGVEVESLAGQARIHVKDQGIGVPASDQSRLFERFYRAANSSHRHFGGLGLGLFISDSIARLHGGALSMSSSEGQGSTFTLSLPRMPVGEVRRLPRRVLLLDEDPKQEAAAERMLCAEGFEVLTANGGVEALRRASVLPVDLVLLSSSVPPTHLGIFLAAFAELPRARPIPIVLAGATRPAWAQPDAAVCARPYHGAELLAAVHALIGHGEEGSRSSEPPGAAPTTASLEPLAALPAASQLHS